In Mercurialis annua linkage group LG5, ddMerAnnu1.2, whole genome shotgun sequence, a single genomic region encodes these proteins:
- the LOC126680882 gene encoding alanine aminotransferase 2, mitochondrial — MAPLSLDTINPKVLECEYAVRGEIVSIAQRLQEEIKAKPGSHPFDEILYCNIGNPQSLGQKPITFFREVLALCDHPAILDKSETQGLFSADAIERARKILNQIPGRATGAYSHSQGIKGLRDTIAAGIEARDGFPADPNDIFLTDGASPAVHMMMQLLIRSEKDGILCPIPQYPLYSASIALHGGTLVPYYLDEATGWGLEVSELKKQVEDAKSKGITVRALVVINPGNPTGQVLAEDNQQTIVEFCKQEGLVLLADEVYQENVYVPEKQFHSFKKVSRSMGYGEEDISLVSFQSVSKGYYGECGKRGGYMEVTGFSPEIREQIYKMASVNLCSNISGQILASLVMSPPKVGDESYESYSAEKNGILSSLARRAKTLEDGLNNLEGVTCNKAEGAMYLFPRIRLPEKAIKAAEAAKKAPDAFYCQRLLNATGVVVVPGSGFRQVPGTWHFRCTILPQEDKIPAIVSRLSEFHKSFMDEFRD; from the exons ATGGCTCCTCTTTCTCTTGATACTATCAATCCAAAG GTTCTGGAATGTGAATATGCGGTTCGTGGTGAGATTGTCTCCATTGCACAG AGGTTACAAGAAGAAATAAAGGCTAAACCTGGTTCTCATCCATTTGATGAG ATTCTTTACTGCAATATTGGAAATCCTCAGTCTCTTGGTCAGAAGCCAATAACATTTTTCCGAGAG GTTCTTGCATTATGTGACCATCCTGCTATTTTGGACAAAAGTGAAACACAGGGTCTATTCAG TGCCGATGCTATTGAGCGGGCACGGAAGATTCTTAATCAAATTCCTGGAAGAGCAACTGGTGCTTACAGTCATAGTCAG GGTATCAAGGGATTACGTGATACAATAGCTGCTGGAATTGAAGCTCGTGATGGTTTTCCAGCTGATccaaatgatatttttttgacTGATGGCGCAAGTCCAGCA GTTCATATGATGATGCAATTACTGATTAGATCAGAAAAGGATGGAATTCTTTGTCCCATTCCTCAGTACCCCTTGTACTCTGCATCAATTGCTCTCCATGGTGGCACTCTG GTTCCTTACTATCTTGACGAAGCAACTGGGTGGGGACTGGAAGTCTCTGAGCTTAAGAAGCAAGTAGAGGATGCGAAGTCCAAAGGTATCACTGTCAGGGCATTAGTTGTGATCAATCCAGGCAACCCAACTGGACAG GTTCTTGCCGAGGACAACCAGCAAACAATAGTAGAGTTTTGCAAGCAAGAAGGTCTTGTTCTTCTGGCAGATGAG GTTTATCAAGAAAACGTATATGTACCAGAGAAGCAGTTTCACTCATTTAAGAAGGTATCTCGGTCCATGGGGTATGGTGAAGAGGATATATCTTTAGTATCCTTCCAGTCTGTCTCTAAAG GGTACTATGGAGAATGTGGAAAGAGAGGGGGTTATATGGAGGTCACTGGGTTTTCTCCTGAAATAAGGgagcaaatatataaaatggcATCTGTAAATCTTTGTTCCAACATTTCTGGTCAAATTCTCGCCAGTCTTGTCATGAGTCCACCCAAG GTTGGAGATGAATCCTATGAATCATATTCTGCAGAGAAAAATGGAATTCTGTCATCCCTTGCCAGACGTGCAAAG ACATTGGAAGATGGATTGAACAATTTGGAGGGGGTGACATGTAACAAGGCAGAGGGAGCAATGTATCTGTTCCCTCGCATCCGTCTGCCTGAAAAGGCAATTAAAGCTGCAGAAGCTGCAAAGAAAGCCCCTGACGCATTCTATTGTCAGCGTCTTCTCAATGCAACCGGAGTTGTCGTCGTTCCTGGTTCTGGCTTTCGACAG GTTCCGGGCACATGGCATTTTCGGTGCACCATACTGCCTCAAGAGGATAAGATTCCGGCAATTGTATCCCGCCTGTCCGAGTTCCACAAAAGTTTCATGGATGAGTTTCGTGACTGA
- the LOC126681267 gene encoding pectinesterase 3: MDSVNSFKGYGKVDDIEQKAFTRKTRKRLIILSVSSIILVAAIIGAVVGTVVHKRNNNSSPNSAVPTELTPSASLKAVCSITQYPGSCFSSISNLETANTSDPEVLFKLSLHVAMNELSKIKDYPSKLLGNTNLNLDASVRAALTVCESVFDDAVDMLNDSISSMSVGDDSQQILSQIKINDMKTWLSTTLTDQETCLDALIEVNATENVAILEDVRLAMENSTEFSSNSLAIVTKIINLLSDFNIPIHRRLLGFERPNSGFPSWVSVGDRRLLQEAKPTPDVTVAKDGSGNFTSIEEAVNAVPKKSASRFVIYVKEGVYVENILMDKNKWNVMIYGDGKDKTVISGSKNFVDGTPTFSTATFAVQGKGFIARDIKFINTAGPAKHQAVAFRSGSDMSVYSQCSFDAYQDTLYAHSNRQFYRDCDITGTIDFIFGNAAVVFQNCNIMPRQPLPNQFNTITAQGKKDANQNTGISIQKCNFLALGGNLTAPTYLGRPWKEYSTTVIMQSNIASFLNPLGWMSWVSGVDPPSSIFYGEYSNTGPGANVEKRVQWSGYKPVMTEAEAGKFAVGSFIQGTDWLPATSVAFDSNL; the protein is encoded by the exons ATGGACTCAGTAAATTCTTTTAAAGGGTACGGCAAAGTTGACGACATCGAACAGAAAGCATTCACACGAAAAACAAGAAAACGGCTCATCATTCTCTCTGTCTCCTCCATTATTCTCGTGGCTGCAATAATCGGAGCCGTTGTCGGAACAGTAGTACACAAAAGAAACAACAACTCGTCTCCAAACTCAGCTGTCCCAACCGAGTTAACTCCCTCCGCTTCACTCAAAGCAGTGTGCAGTATAACTCAGTACCCCGGTTCTTGTTTTTCCAGCATTTCCAATCTTGAAACTGCTAACACTAGCGACCCAGAAGTTCTTTTTAAACTCTCTTTACATGTTGCTATGAATGAGctttcaaaaattaaagattaCCCTTCTAAACTTCTTGGGAATACTAATCTTAATCTTGATGCTTCTGTTAGAGCTGCTTTAACTGTTTGTGAATCTGTGTTTGATGATGCTGTTGATATGCTTAATGATTCAATTTCTTCCATGTCTGTTGGTGATGATAGTCAGCAGATTTTGTCTCAGATTAAGATTAATGATATGAAAACCTGGCTTAGTACTACTCTTACTGATCAAGAAACTTGTTTAGATGCATTAATTGAAGTCAATGCCACTGAGAATGTTGCAATTCTTGAGGATGTGAGACTAGCAATGGAGAATTCGACTGAGTTTTCGAGTAATAGTTTAGCTATTGTTACGAAGATTATTAATTTGTTGTCGGATTTTAATATCCCTATTCATAGGAGATTGCTAGGGTTTGAGAGGCCGAACTCGGGTTTTCCGAGTTGGGTTAGTGTGGGAGATAGGCGGCTTCTTCAAGAGGCAAAACCTACTCCGGATGTGACTGTGGCGAAGGATGGAAGTGGGAATTTTACTTCCATTGAAGAGGCAGTGAATGCTGTTCCTAAGAAGAGTGCATCTAGATTTGTCATTTATGTGAAGGAGGGTGTTTATGTTGAAAATATACTCATGGATAAAAATAAGTGGAATGTGATGATATATGGCGACGGAAAGGATAAAACTGTCATTTCTGGTAGCAAGAATTTCGTGGACGGTACTCCGACTTTCTCTACCGCAACTTTTG CTGTTCAGGGCAAGGGGTTTATTGCAAGAGACATAAAGTTCATAAACACAGCAGGACCAGCAAAGCACCAAGCAGTTGCTTTCAGGTCCGGCTCAGACATGTCAGTATACTCGCAGTGTTCATTCGATGCATATCAAGACACTCTCTACGCTCACTCCAACCGACAATTCTACCGCGACTGTGACATTACAGGCACTATCGACTTCATTTTCGGAAACGCTGCAGTCGTATTCCAGAATTGCAACATAATGCCAAGGCAGCCTCTACCAAACCAGTTCAACACCATCACAGCTCAGGGCAAAAAAGACGCTAACCAAAACACTGGCATTTCCATTCAGAAATGCAATTTCCTCGCTCTTGGTGGCAATCTTACAGCCCCCACATATCTCGGAAGGCCCTGGAAAGAATATTCCACTACTGTTATAATGCAGTCCAATATTGCCTCATTTCTGAACCCATTGGGGTGGATGTCATGGGTCAGCGGTGTCGATCCGCCCAGCTCAATATTCTACGGCGAGTATAGTAATACCGGTCCCGGGGCTAATGTTGAGAAAAGGGTTCAATGGAGTGGTTATAAGCCTGTTATGACAGAAGCTGAAGCAGGAAAATTTGCTGTAGGATCTTTTATACAAGGTACTGATTGGCTCCCAGCTACTTCTGTGGCATTTGATTCAAATCTATGA